The Marinilongibacter aquaticus genome has a window encoding:
- a CDS encoding serine hydrolase domain-containing protein codes for MRQFKHISPSKPFPFIMHQKHILFPILFSLSSLSMAQGLESKIDSLTGAVFDTGQNPGAVFLVSKNGVPVYKKAFGMADLELRVPMTVDNVFQIGSMTKQFTAMAILMLEEGGQLDVADPISKYIPDYPNGDRITIHQLLTHTSGIKDFTAIKGLNAIAKEELSPLDLIGFFKNEPVDFPPGERFAYCNSGYILLGFIIETVAGESYSDFVEKHIFAKLNMHKTQYASHQKVIPNRASGYSLKGDTHTNNRYISFSIPFSSGSLMSSVEDMLKWQEAIKKHLLIGEEETKKAFANYKSSDGESINYGYGWHIETLQDLTIYAHGGSIFGFKSMAIYIPDEDTYVIGLTNCDCNSPTQTVRDIATLLIKDYSD; via the coding sequence ATGAGACAGTTCAAACACATTTCCCCATCGAAACCTTTCCCATTCATCATGCACCAAAAGCACATTTTGTTTCCCATCCTTTTTTCCCTCTCCAGTCTTTCCATGGCCCAAGGTCTCGAAAGCAAGATCGACAGTCTGACCGGTGCCGTATTTGACACTGGACAAAATCCAGGGGCCGTTTTTCTCGTTTCCAAAAATGGTGTCCCCGTCTACAAGAAGGCTTTCGGAATGGCCGATTTGGAGTTGAGAGTGCCCATGACGGTAGACAATGTCTTCCAAATCGGTTCCATGACCAAGCAATTCACGGCCATGGCCATTTTGATGCTCGAAGAAGGGGGGCAACTCGACGTGGCCGATCCAATTTCCAAATATATTCCCGACTATCCCAATGGCGACAGGATCACCATTCATCAATTGCTCACACACACCTCGGGAATCAAGGATTTCACGGCCATAAAAGGGTTGAATGCCATTGCAAAAGAGGAATTAAGTCCATTGGATCTCATCGGTTTTTTCAAAAACGAACCGGTGGATTTCCCGCCCGGCGAAAGGTTTGCCTACTGTAATTCTGGATATATATTGCTGGGCTTCATCATTGAAACCGTTGCGGGGGAAAGCTATTCAGATTTTGTAGAGAAGCATATTTTCGCCAAGCTTAACATGCACAAAACCCAGTATGCAAGCCATCAAAAAGTGATCCCAAACCGGGCTTCAGGTTACAGTCTGAAAGGCGATACCCATACCAACAACCGCTACATCAGTTTTTCCATCCCTTTTTCTTCCGGTTCATTGATGTCCAGCGTGGAGGATATGCTCAAATGGCAGGAAGCCATAAAAAAACACCTGCTGATCGGCGAGGAAGAAACGAAGAAGGCGTTTGCGAACTACAAATCGAGCGACGGCGAAAGTATAAACTATGGCTATGGATGGCACATAGAAACATTGCAGGACCTCACCATCTATGCCCATGGAGGCTCCATCTTTGGATTTAAATCAATGGCCATATACATACCCGACGAGGACACTTATGTCATAGGGCTTACAAATTGCGATTGCAATTCCCCAACACAAACCGTAAGGGACATTGCCACCCTACTGATAAAAGACTATTCCGACTGA